Below is a window of Heterodontus francisci isolate sHetFra1 chromosome 20, sHetFra1.hap1, whole genome shotgun sequence DNA.
TAGCAAGGAAATGTTATATTACAGATCAGGAGAAGGAACATTTAATCATGTGATAACACAAACACAGCCAAATCAACCACATAATGTCTGCCATAAATGTTTCATATTTATTGAgaaaaatacacacaggacatttcattgcAGGTATTTATGCCCAGTAATTAGAAAAAAGTTACTCATACTGAAAAATTTAATTTAAATATATAGTCTTCCAACAAAGTCTATTAAGTGAAAATACATCACATTTTTCTcaaaaaatttaaaaaatatattttaaaaagcagTTGGAAATACCTTAAAATAGCATTCATTGTCATGACTGAAATTTAGGACATTATAAAAACTTTGTATCTGTAAGATCGTCTGATTATATGATTGCAGGTATTAaacagaatttatagcacagaagtaggtcatttggcccaactggtctatgctggtgtttatgttccaactGAGCCTCTCCCGACCCGACTTCATTTAGCCCTATCTGCATaaccttccatttctttctccctcatacgTTTATCAGTTTCCCTTTAAATGCTTCCAGGCGATCCCTCTCAACaactccatattctaaccactctttgggtaaagaagtttctcttgaattctttggtggatttattaatgactacctTATATTTAATGACCCCCTACAGATATGTGACTGTAGCATCTTTTTCTATTACTGGTTGCTCTGTGCAGGCTATGCAAACAGTATCATGTGGTTAGCAAGGGCAAATCAGATCACAGAATCCACACAGACCAGTCACCCATTCTAGACCCAGCCTGAATTGCCTCTCCATTGAACTAAGTGGAAAGGAAAGTCCGACTGTTTGTATAACAGGTGGCCGGTCTCCCACCACCACTGAAGGTAAAAATCAGCCATACACTGTCGCCATGTTGGATTTTGGCAGATTATTCAATGGGGAAAATATTTAAATAAGATCAAGAGTTCGATAATTTTGTCTAAagcagagagtgtcattgaatctCCAAGTTAACTAATTTATTTTTTGAAAGGAGCCCTTGAGAAAAACAAACAGAAAGGAGAGAAGGCCAGAAAGCAGAGCAGAGGTTTATCGCAGCTGTGGAGCATCAAGGAGGAACTAGTAAGTAAAACATGAAAAGAAGCAACCGTGTCTATGGCAATGAGCTCATAAAAGGGAGAAGACTTTGAGAGAGGGGAAAGCACGCTGGGAGACAGAAAGGGCTGGCTTCTTCGAACGACAAACTAAGCATTGTTTAGCAGCAGCGGGTAGTAACGAGAGCTCAAATTATAGGTCAGGAGCAATGGGAGAACAATTCACTCCAAAATACAAACTGATGACTTAAAGTATTTCTTCCATACATTTGGACTGAATATTGACTGTTTATTTGTGGTGGACACTGGTACTTTATGACTCCTGAAATCTGGCAATGTATTCACATGCAGACCCAATCATGACAGCCTTTGAACTCTTCTCCCTCTCACACCAACATTTTATGTCAGTTGTGTCGTCTTTGCTAAAGCTATTCCCTAATAATTACTGTTAGTATATAATAAAAACAAACATGAACATGCCACCCACTGTGTTCAGCTAGTACAAACTGTACACATCATTCAGCCCAGCTTCATCTACAGTGAACTCCCCAACTGCCATATGATATCCTACCACAGTAAATCCATATCACTGGGCACACCTTTTACTAGGGGCTGCTCACAGAAGGCCTTATGTTGCCTCAATTAACAAATGTAACAAAATGTAGCTACATATTTGTTTATATTTCACATTAACTAATTTTACACTGGCGATAAACAAGATTTGGTGATATACAGTTCATTAAGACAGCAGTGAGTCAGTCATTACTCCAAGATCCCCTTTTTGTTTCCGCCCTTTTGTACTCTACCATACcaatactcctgctcccaattcatgGTCTTATGAAAGATGTTGCGATGAAAGATTAAATAAATGGATAAAAACGCAACTGCCTTACGTCAAGTTAAATCATTGTTGCAGGACAGATACagaagacagagatagagggaggtaaAATTTTCAATGCATCAGCTACCTGGCGCAAACAGGGAACACAAAATAAAACTGGAAACTACATAATCCCATTTCCTAGTTTTCTACCAAGTTAGCGGATGCAGAATCATGGGCTGGAAGTGACAGCAGCTGGTGCAGCAAACTCTTTATCCTTTCTTGTTGCGATTTTAAATGTGGAATTtgcagagaggggggtggggggggggggggggggggtgttcagcTGCCTATTTTAAATGAAACATCCAATAGGATTGACAAAGGGTTGCCCCAGAAAGGCAACTGCACAAACGGTCCCTCAGATTAAGGAGGAACCACCCATAATTAACCATAAAATTTAAACAAGCAAAAATAAACTCATAATTTCAGTCACAGTACTAATCGATATCAATAGAAGCTATTCCCTGCAGTGCCCAACAGTATTGGAAGTCCCCAAGCCTACATGTTCCCTCTCTAAGGCCACCTGTGTATGGACCAGACTGTGAAAGAGAGGCAGGCAATAACAAcaaaatgcatttatatagtgcatttaatgtaataaTGTCTCAAGGCTCTTCATAGGAGCATtgtcagacaaaatctgacaccgagccacattaggAACTATTGGCCAAAAgcttaagaggtaggttttaaggaatgactTAAGGGaggagacagaggtggaggggtttagggagggagttccagaacttagggtctagATAACTAACAGCAAGGGTGCCATTGGTGAAGCAATCaaaattggagatgcacaagaggtcagaattggaggagcacagcgtTTGAACCAACAGGCAACATGAAGCTTTGCAGAAACGGCGAGGCAGAGAAAATGGAAAAGGCAGTCAGGCAAGCAGCAAACAGAGACAACAGAAACAAATAAAAACTGGTGGGTAAACAACAATGAAAAACAGCAATGGTATACAAGGCAGGGAATGGAGGAGAGAAACATAAAATAAAGACTGGAGGATAAAAGAAaatgagagaaaaagagaaacaaaaTACAAAACTGACTTGGAGAAAATCTCTTGTAGAATTTGAGATTACTGATggctttttaaaaatgtaattgtgGAAAATCAAAGTCTTGTAAGACCTGTAAATAGTTCAACAAAATCCACTGCAAACTAACCACTGATATTTAGCCCACAGAACATGTAACTGCTCTATATGGCTGGATATTTGACAGCATGTCTATGATCTTTGGTGAATAAAGAATCCTATAACCTTGTTCCTCTTAACAAGTTCTTCATACCCCTCTCCTCTATCTCCAAAATATGGGAACTCTTTTCTAGTCTAACCTATAAATGAATTAGTTTATAACAGACAAGAGAAAGACAGACACCAAAGCCTGGAAATTACTGGGAGCAATGTTATCATGGAACAACTTAAACTCGTATCAAATTCCTCTCGCTGCTATTTTAAATGGAGGAACTAACTGTTTATTTAAATGGATTAACACTTCCATTAAAAATAGTGGAGGGGGGAAATTTGATATCTAATGTGTTAAACATCTGTACAATATCACTCCCAGTCATTGCTAGCTCATTGGTAGGATCATTTCAAATTGGAAAAAAGGCAAAACAATTGTGCAATACTTTTAAGTTCTTTTGTCCATCGAAACCttcatatagggctgaatttaaacagcccctcgatgccgtgggtcgcagcaggggggcccataaaattctacGGGGATAGGCCTGCCTTGACTCCCAATGTCGAGAAGGGCTCGCTGCATATTTCCGGTGGCGGTGGGACCTAGGCGCGACTCCCCGCCGCCAAGCGGCAGGGCCGTCAGCTAAATATTCAAATGAGCAGTAATGAAACGCAATTTAACTTACCTGCCGCTGGTAGCTGTCCCACGTCGATTTTACTGCCGCCGATCAAAACCCGCGCACCTTCGGAAcaccacactgggggggggggggggggcgggggcgggaaaGACAGGGGTGAggagtaaaattatcagggtgggggcagggtggaaaacctttttcattgggtgtggggatggtgggaaggggtttagggtcaaagggaataaatttCATAGGGGTGATGGGGGGAGAAGGTGATTACTGCTAACtaatttttttttggggggtgggggggtggggggggggaggaaagaccaAAAAATTACTATGTGCATTGGGGTAGTTGGACAGGGGATTGCAGGTGTGCACAAATCTTAATATTAAGTTTCACTGACCAGATacctttaaaaatgtcaaatttaatcTTAGGGCTGGAAGCCCCTTAAAAATGGAGCTGGTGCCGACACTGTTGTCAGAGACGTGGCGGCCGCcccatgtcatcgggggtggccactctgccccctccatttaaatgagtccccacgGCACATCTGTCAAAAGGCCACTGCTTTCACAGCGCTTGGCCGTGAGCACGCAcgcgtgctgataaaattcagcctatatTATTGCTATTTACACAAAACATTTGTTTCATGCTTTATGAAGTGAGGTTGTTTAACACCAGACAAAATAAATAACCTCGCAACTTAGTGCAAGTATTTAAGTATAAATATAATTCAATATTAAGAGTTGATCCTCCATGTGCACATTTTGATGTTTGCTACAAAAGGTAGTTGCAGAAGTGGCCAAAACTAGTGAAATACTCTTCTGCAAATTCAACAGTCCTTTTCTATGTGGGCACAGTGGCCTGATTGATTATTCTGAATGCACTGTATGCTGTATTGTTGTGATGACACTGTGTTCTATATGTAGAAAACTGGAACTTAACGTGTACTCAGCAGTTCTGGTTACCGTTTGGAACATGCTGCAGAAGGCTGGTCAGTTAGCACCTTTAATCGTTAGCTTCATAATCAGTACATATATACTACAGGCTGCTGGATAACTGTAGAATGGTGTATTGAGTGAACAAAATTAACTTGGTTACTCTACACTAAACTGTAATCATATTTCTTCTTACATATGCAGCATTGAACTTTTATCTGTTCTTAAAGTGAGAACATTCTGAAGGATCTACTTTTATCAAACAGTTTGCAGGTTAAATAATTCTGTAGTTAATTTATAATTTCAGAAAATCACACATCTATAGTGCTGGAGCCCCATCAGAATACTaaaaaaagaaagagcttgcatttatagagcatcttTACTGACCTCaagaagtcccaaagtgcttcacaaccaatgatatacttttgaagtgtagtccttggtggcagccaatttgcggacAGTTAGGTCTCACAAAGAACAAGGAGATAAATTACCAGATAATGTGTCATTGTTGAGAGACATacgttgaccaggacaccagaaaacccacctgctcttctttgagcagtgccgtgggatcttttacagccacgtgAAGGGGAAGACAGGGCCTTGTTTTATCATCTCACCCACAAGGCGGCACCTCCAACAAGCAACATGCCCTCTGTGCTGCACTAAAGTATCAGctcagattatgtgttcaagtctctagagGGATGCTAAATCCCATGACCCTCTGACTCAGAAGTAGCAGAGTTACCATAGAGCCATAACCGACACCCATATAGGTCAAGGACAGTCTGCTGAACTCTGAAAGAGTATGTTTGTCTAAATAACAAAGTATGAGATTTTGAACTATCTTGTCACAACTGTGCTTCGTCAAAAGCATACAATATTACAAAAAATTTAATTTTGAttctttaaaaataatttttaaagatTAACAATTTAAATAATTGCTCTTATTCCTGTATCATCCTGAGAAAATAACAGTTAAGGGTATGAGTATTCAATTATTGTATTCAGGAAGCAGATAATCAGTTACCCTTGCCTTTCTTAACAAGTTGCTTCAGCGTTCCACCAACAACTACATTCAAATTTTGCCTATCTTCCCGAGCAGATCTTCTACTTCATTACAAAACATAATAAGCCACGGTTAATTTTGGCTTTTCTTGGTCTTTCTGGTGCTGGTGTACCATTTCCGGATAGCAACTCCAGTGGTGCCAACTGTCACACAAAGTGCTCCTCCCAAACTCCACCAGGTGGGGGAATAATTGATGAATAAGTACTGAAGTATAAAGGCCAGCACCACTTCCGTGGTCTTCACAAGAGCCACGGATGCAGCCTTCTCAATCTGCAAGGCTTTTGTGAGAAAGATCTGACCTCCCAATCCACAGACGCCAATCAGGATAAGAAATGCTCGATCGATCCCACAGAAGGGCAGGCGCCATTCCTGAATGACTGAGACCACAATCACGGATAGAACTAATCCAATCACTGAGTAGTACCAGATGGAAAGGACATAATTAACGGATTTGCCCATTTTCCGAATCACTGTCAGCGTCATTGCCGCACAGACTGCACTTCCGAAAGCAGCGGCAGTCCCCTTGATGCGACTCTTGTAGTCGATTTCAATTCCAGAAACCTGTGAGCCAAAGAGAAATGGAGGCTTGGCGATGAGGATTACCCCAGTTAAAGTAAAGGCAGTGAAGACAGGATCCCACAAAGTGCATTTTTCCTTCAGAAAAATGCATGCAAATAAGGTAACAAAGACCGGGTTACTAAACATAATGACCGTCGCATCGGCCAAAGGCAGCTGTTGAATGGCATAGAAGAGCAGCATCATAGCAGTAGCACCAAGGATCCCTCGCATGAAAATCAAAATTCGTAATCCCTTTGGTCCCAGCAAGTCTAGTCTGCAAAACAACGACAGATTTTTAAAGCATTAAAATGTAGTGCAAGCGTTTCTCTTAACCGTcatacattttttttttaccttcagTTTCTTGATTTGGTTGGAGATTAAATGGGAACTATTTCTTGGCTTAGCTTTATTTACAAGTACTGATTTTCCCCATTCATTTTCAAATTGCTCCTGCCAACGGTTGGAACAAATTACATGTTAGTTCTGAACGTCTCACATAACTGATATCACAGTCTCGCACTCTGGAGATCACTAAAATCCTACCTTTGTGCAAGAAGGAATCAGCCACCATGTGGTGCTGCAGAGTACTGCAGGATAACAGTAGCGAACAATAGGGAGAAATTTTAACTGTTGGGGTGGGGATGGGAGGTTTGACTGCTGGACCACACCAGTTGCCCACCTGATGGGGCTGGAAGGAGGGAAAGTCCATCTAAAACCTCACAACCATGCCATCCGTGGTTTATGGGTGGGGGAAAAACGGGCATCTACCATGGCTTGGGCTTTGACCCAGGAGAATGATAGGCCCGGGGGAAGGCAAATGCATAAATAATGGTGTGGGGTGATAGCATGGGAGCACAGGGAGGCAGTGTCCCACATTATTTGTGCAGCCCAGAGAAGCACTTCCGTTAGTACTGGCCCAGCAATAGCCGTTTTAAAGTTACTGTTTTTGTGCTGCTGTGTAAAATCGGGCACAGTTTGCACAGTACATTCTCCTATCTCCCAAAATGGCAATTGAGGTCCTGTGCCCATCATAGGACCCCAGTTTGCATATTAAAAGGGTTCTACCGCCTGAAGCAAGCAAGCATTCCAGCTGCCTAATAATAAGCCCCTTTCAGGATGGTGTCAGCTGGATGGTGAGCAGTACAAGGCACTGAGTTTTCCCTTGCAAATTTGGAGGCACCTCTGCTTTGGTTACACTTGTACATCCAATGAAAATCTCCCCCTAGGAATTTCACAACCTTTCAATGGGCCAATTTTGTAGAGTATGACAGACCAAAGCAGACAGCAAAAGCCACAAACAATAACGTTTGTGTGCCTGACACCAGATTCCCGAAGCAGCTGTTCGACTCAGAACTTGGTCGCAGCAGCAGACTCCCAGGAGGAGAACGGAAACActtgagatgtcctcaaagcatcccggaagagatcaaacatcccgtcaactcgtgggagtccctggttcgtgaccatcctagatggagaaagctcattcggaaAGGCATCGTACAACTCGTGGGACTTTGTCAGGAACATTCGGAGGTGAAGTCGAGGCGTTgaagggagcgcacaaacctccaagctactcatctacctgacccttaagCACCATCTGCCCCTCATGCGGCAGTGTCTGCAGATCATACATTGtatttatcagccatctcagaactagagcatggctacccgacctgaaccagacgacatgtgtcgggttcgggtcgggtcacttttccgggtccggcattcgggcttggggcgcatcgggctgggtcggacacagtgacagccaggcgtcaaggtgggaaatgtgcatccggactccgcactagCCTGtaatgagcgattccatccaaggtagagcacaacctctttaatataatcaacttcattctggtggtcgggtcgggcgcgggaaaaaaaaaaatcaaaggacttgagccgggtcggatgtggctctgtcgggctcgggtcgggttgcaaTTACACACCCGAGTAGGCCTTAACTCAGAACCCATCGAACTAGAGTGGAAACAAGTCACCCTCGAtcacaagggactgcctaagaagaagagtaTTTTCCAGAAACTCTAAGGAGCAGTAATGTGGGTTTACTGCAAGATTATGAATGGCAATTATTGTACCATTACCACTGGAGTCCCCAAGGATCTGTCTGTGGGCCCCTCCAattcctcatttacatgctgccctttTCCAATATcatagggtcagcttccacatataTGTCGACGGCACCCAGCTctacaaatgcatcacctctctcATCCCTTCCATTAATTTGGTGTTGTCCaaaatccagtcttggatgagccgtaatttcctccagttaaataacgGAAAGACAAAAGCTGTTGTCTTTGGCCCTTTACTCTCAATTCTCTCCTACTTCAGCCCATGTGCTGATGAAACTCTCAGCAATGTCTTTGCTACTTCCAGATTCAACTATTTCATTGAGAAAGACAGCAAGAAAAAGAAAACAAGAGAAAGagcaaaagaaagaaaaatatttgcacgtggctttcatgacctcaggacatcccagatcactttacagccaatgaggtacttttcaagtgtagtcactgttgtaggaagtaCAGCAACCAAagtgtgcacaggaagatcccacaatcagTAAAGAGATCATGATCATACgtcttttttaaaaaagtgatattgattgaagaaaaattattggccaggacattggggagaactccttgAAATAGtatcatgagatcttttatgtccacctcagaGTGCAGACAGGGTCTCtatttaacatctcaactgaacaatgccacatccaacagtgcaacactccctcagtactgcactgcaatgtccaactctctttctttctctctagaaAATTGGTTGCAGGAGATTGGCATTGAACTGTGCATTTTTATTTTGAGTTCAAGGATCAGCTTTCTTggggagttttttttaaaaaaaataaattagaaTTCCATTGGCAAGTCAAACCGTAAATCTCATCGCAAGAGCATTTCAATACAACTCCAGTAGCTTATGcaaaggattatcctctgccatGTCCAGCGCAATGCCACCAAATACATCTTTCCATCCCCTCTCATTTCAGTATTCTGaagagatcattccctccatgacacccttgtccactcttcCCTCACCACCAATACCCCGCTGCCCTTCCCATTCCACCTTCCATGCAAGcataggagatgcaacacctactCTTTTACTTCCTGCCTTCCCATCTGTGcagggccccaaatactccttccaggtgtaacagcgatttacttgtatttctttcaatttagtatattgtatttgcttcTCAAAATGCAACCTCCccaacattggggagatcaaatgcagattggggaccaatttgctgaactcctccattcagccctcaagtgtgatgctgagcttccagttgcttaccattttagttctccactcccactctgacctctgtcctcagcctcctacaatgTTCTTATGGAACTCAAcgaaagctcaaggaacagcatctcatttttcgATTAGGCATTTTATAGTCTTCTAGAcgcaacatcgagttcaacaatcttGAATCCTAACCACTGCTTCCAATTTTTCAGACAGCAAGTGCTGGTAATGATCCTGCTCTTCATTAAATTACTCCTGCATTCCCCCCTACCACAGACCTTCcactttgttctttcctcctctcccacctttccttgcctctgtacttgcttaaaacttg
It encodes the following:
- the LOC137380576 gene encoding solute carrier family 35 member G1-like isoform X1, encoding MSVYYGSEEVEDDVTVAPGLEPHVLEVLVEKPSRGAASPECNGTSGSGHRAAARKYFNFTSCCQSQRVRDSADEGGPPATEKKPKWVGLGLCYVLLSCLFFSVTSLLVKKIEGIHALEISGIRCLFQCLFTWPIIVYNELDLLGPKGLRILIFMRGILGATAMMLLFYAIQQLPLADATVIMFSNPVFVTLFACIFLKEKCTLWDPVFTAFTLTGVILIAKPPFLFGSQVSGIEIDYKSRIKGTAAAFGSAVCAAMTLTVIRKMGKSVNYVLSIWYYSVIGLVLSVIVVSVIQEWRLPFCGIDRAFLILIGVCGLGGQIFLTKALQIEKAASVALVKTTEVVLAFILQYLFINYSPTWWSLGGALCVTVGTTGVAIRKWYTSTRKTKKSQN
- the LOC137380576 gene encoding solute carrier family 35 member G1-like isoform X2; this encodes MGGCTPRASREKTRRVEFQTSTEKKPKWVGLGLCYVLLSCLFFSVTSLLVKKIEGIHALEISGIRCLFQCLFTWPIIVYNELDLLGPKGLRILIFMRGILGATAMMLLFYAIQQLPLADATVIMFSNPVFVTLFACIFLKEKCTLWDPVFTAFTLTGVILIAKPPFLFGSQVSGIEIDYKSRIKGTAAAFGSAVCAAMTLTVIRKMGKSVNYVLSIWYYSVIGLVLSVIVVSVIQEWRLPFCGIDRAFLILIGVCGLGGQIFLTKALQIEKAASVALVKTTEVVLAFILQYLFINYSPTWWSLGGALCVTVGTTGVAIRKWYTSTRKTKKSQN